A single window of Ischnura elegans chromosome 8, ioIscEleg1.1, whole genome shotgun sequence DNA harbors:
- the LOC124163661 gene encoding uncharacterized protein LOC124163661 yields MDLLFFLGMDFGVKVIDRRSLGRRVKDQKARVIAQINLRLKAASYVSTTADIWSTKTRSFLGVTAHWIDEQTLMRHSAALACRRFCSPHTHDKIAEMLEDIHLSFGLSAGKIVSTVTDNGANFSKAFKIFGVDLKVPCSDVESESDVDEESDENSSVLFASDDVEEESMIRLPHHVRCASHTLNLLATTDTAKIIEKSPSLSRVHHMAMGKCTFLWNASGRPHSAEKIFSILGQKLSYPGVTRWNSLYDALCQILKHREKLQALFTVLGNKTQIKEVELDYLKEYCEVMRPIALGIDRLQGDGCFFGLLLPTLFSIKGKLEEMQSMAFHYCAPLIIGLNMSLQNRFKTYFSLSAEVNDAILASCTHPFFRMRWLPTDRVELRAHLQQVLINAAKKLNADVLCSRNDGNSSDEDFFDFSDDPGHSSFHVVNKNEIEVLQFLGDKSKCLSTLNAYPAVKKLFVRYNTGLTSSAPVERLFSFAGFIHNCKRSNLADSMFETLLLLKGNEHFL; encoded by the exons atggACCTTTTGTTTTTCCTAGGAATGGACTTCGGGGTGAAGGTAATAGACAGAAGAAGTTTGGGTCGTAGAGTGAAGGATCAGAAGGCAAGGGTGATTGCCCAAATAAATCTAAGGCTAAAGGCAGCTTCATATGTTTCCACTACGGCAGACATATGGTCCACAAAGACCAGGAGTTTTTTGGGGGTCACAGCTCATTGG ATTGACGAACAGACACTGATGCGGCACTCAGCTGCTCTGGCATGCAGGAGGTTTTGTAGTCCACACACTCATGACAAGATTGCAGAAATGCTTGAAGATATACATCTTTCATTTGGTTTGTCTGCTGGAAAGATTGTGTCTACAGTTACTGACAATGGTGCCAATTTttcaaaagcatttaaaatatttggggtTGATCTAAAGGTGCCATGTTCTGATGTTGAGAGTGAAAGTGATGTTGATGAGGAGAGTGATGAAAATTCTTCTGTTTTGTTTGCTTCTGATGATGTGGAGGAGGAGTCCATGATTCGTTTACCTCATCATGTTAGATGTGCTTCTCACACATTAAATTTGTTAGCTACAACCGATACagccaaaataattgaaaaatcaccATCATTATCACGTGTGCATCATATGGCCATGGgtaaatgtacatttttatggAATGCTTCTGGGCGACCACACTCCGCTGAGAAAATATTCTCTATTCTAGGACAAAAACTGAGTTACCCTGGTGTTACCAGGTGGAATTCTTTGTACGATGCTCTATGCCAGATATTGAAACACAGAGAGAAGTTACAGGCTCTTTTTACTGTCCTTGGAAACAAAACCCAAATTAAGGAAGTAGAACTGGATTATTTAAAAGAATACTGTGAGGTTATGAGGCCAATTGCCTTGGGTATTGATCGGCTTCAGGGAGATGGGTGTTTCTTTGGATTGTTGTTACCAACACTATTTTCTATAAAAGGAAAGCTAGAGGAGATGCAGTCCATGGCCTTCCACTATTGTGCCCCACTCATTATAGGTCTGAATATGAGCTTGCAGAATAGGTTCAAAACCTATTTCAGTCTTTCAGCGGAAGTCAATGATGCCATTTTGGCATCTTGTACCCATCCCTTCTTCAGGATGAGGTGGCTTCCAACCGACCGAGTGGAATTACGAGCGCATCTACAGCAAGTGCTAAtaaatgcagcaaaaaaattaaatgctgatGTTCTCTGCTCCAGAAATGATGGAAATTCTTCAGATGAGGACTTCTTTGACTTTTCAGATGACCCAGGACATTCCTCATTCCATGTTGTAAATaagaatgaaattgaagtattaCAATTTCTTGGTGACAAATCGAAATGTCTGTCAACGTTAAATGCATATCCGGCTGTGAAAAAGTTGTTTGTGCGTTATAACACTGGCCTCACATCCAGTGCTCCTGtggaaaggttattttcttttgcaggatttattcacaattgtaaaagaagtaatttagcagACTCTATGTTTGAGACACTATTGCTTCTGAAGGGAAATGAGCATTTTTTGTAA